A section of the Oncorhynchus gorbuscha isolate QuinsamMale2020 ecotype Even-year linkage group LG06, OgorEven_v1.0, whole genome shotgun sequence genome encodes:
- the LOC124038388 gene encoding uncharacterized protein LOC124038388 isoform X1, with protein MITFVGRPKLISANGLQWKRQPDASDLYIRSIADYLSPKGSIVKDVIPLGLPGPKPSPAASYLQVTPMKPSQPRGCLSNPNTHPLPKRVPPLTSPGLDPVRAKPSPGPHPPQLPGVHHRASGGGGGDEAKDGKANLTNPITRKIQTSHSPVTPNPSRSITLDPRVGTGTGISDVGSSSALFTAGLPLQSTPQYTAGDDRKDTMKNGCPLSHTMCSPVNPQQSGGSLDNRGTTQTSKLFTPVGTKSLSQKRGRNPDLEERTKGEEKANKKLRPEDFRPNSSPAPICTSHPPYGTASPSYLKKIFMKNSLNSGPILSLKERLTPKKTEGGMARGMEIVPTSPLPSPKPARQVFNNRGQPPCRNSVRENSNPQCRYSGMNHQSVNSQSVYSGSNLQSGHPANLPVKSASRGECSRGKEGRARAPESRGREPTGRTDRRTPKPVSRSHSSYSNCSSSLRHLGLAQNRNATRPRGMSALSDDLNDLFTPDPITSSLSRAAMTFSSSPQRGDGSPSVHKILVSGVSATVCGASKRLQPTSVTSPREIPQISPSERISGPNIFPCKVAAVDPSKLLLGPNIYSPSFLRLESCGTDLTKLKTASYRTITCTSSGKPSSPKDESVMMEDVASKLKTSPTFPALRRFADESVKTEAGPRSLGIPSAGLESPMDEHANLKNESSALKTIPLSASAKSMLNDESFNMGTADFKASTSSPFLPSPTSRLDRKGKEGEKRKEGDQKSLSLLEEGEKRSKMDNPQKSLIFLEEDPLDVELGLGLDLGLDLELSQASSSSSSSEDELPSLQQILDRTARPPDTPEKGTFTAPSTPVGPRHHSQLPVTSKAKPTSYRNNLDEMLKEKESIQRSKEMETKLRLSCEENLLRLAEEEEEDESAENMEAAISHQQREFLQRFSVVSSAIRDLHPGEAMFSLDNFGRLFSQHTLQLRHCNVSPRDTAQKTLLWSTPDQFRSHVSSELIQRAYRSSPCPPQVARWLFQMVSVHSDKLTCHQVLKALKDIACSAAEHMMLNKNERFEVWVPSVGDVTLVFMNMGVPFVTLFPLENLQPPFTEGDLLEGFQISTESLSSKKELSTFPEHNFDSVIKYLSQCTSLCPRAYSDGELLLLLTVVSRVGLDTQLTLQPTEHLRSLLRNLISSIRDWDVMLPRICMSLIDLSDDHHNLRWLVQLLPDNIRGKQLRRHLSVSAISKLLNIRCTYRPSNTEFQLSDLRRYLPRMRPSSLLRGLAATFRRSQNAHREREEEEEDCATLDQQAYYLCYSLLALANEATNFEFFPPEQKNQLLLLCAELEKHIKCDIRESEKMLYRSKVKDFVARIYTKWQVLVQRTRPLQGKLYDYWQPLPEDAVSSSQESKHSHREREEEREDEETVMELEGEDEERIAENALSMEDERRETPEKYLAMEDEEGKVVKGEEEDKEERIAEKALTMEDERGEMPEKYFAMEKEILEGEEKLLKMDELEEERMELTLEESGEERKMEEKWTVVKAEERVTEKREAAAVEEGRKGPTEGETDERGNLEKDSEMEEKGEE; from the exons atgatAACATTTGTAGGACGGCCAAAATTAATTTCTGCCAATGGTCTTCAGTGGAAACGTCAACCGGATGCTTCagatttatacatccg ATCAATTGCAGACTACTTGTCTCCAAAAGGCAGTATTG TCAAAGATGTCATCCCTCTAGGGTTGCCTGGTCCCAAACCCTCCCCGGCCGCCTCCTACCTCCAGGTGACCCCCATGAAACCCTCTCAGCCCCGCGGATGCCTGTCCAACCCGAACACGCACCCCCTGCCAAAACGAGTGCCACCCTTGACAAGCCCAGGACTGGACCCAGTGAGGGCCAAGCCCTCTCCTGGACCTCACCCTCCTCAACTGCCAGGGGTGCACCACCGAGCTTctgggggtggaggtggggatGAAGCCAAGGATGGCAAGGCCAACTTAACAAACCCCATCACCAGGAAGATACAGACTTCCCACAGCCCTGTGACCCCTAACCCCTCTAGGAGTATAACCTTGGACCCTAGGGTTGGTACGGGAACAGGCATCAGTGATGTTGGGAGCTCTAGCGCTCTGTTTACTGCTGGCTTGCCCCTCCAGTCTACCCCCCAGTACACAGCAGGTGATGACAGGAAGGACACAATGAAGAACGGTTGTCCACTGTCACACACCATGTGTAGCCCTGTCAATCCACAGCAG AGTGGTGGTTCCCTGGACAACAGAGGAACCACTCAAACTAGCAAACTGTTCACTCCAG TAGGCACCAAATCCCTGTCACAGAAGAGGGGTAGAAACCCAGACTTGGAGGAGAGAACGAAAGGGGAGGAAAAGGCCAATAAGAAACTGCGTCCGGAGGACTTTAGGCCAAACTCAAGCCCCGCCCCTATCTGTACCAGTCACCCACCCTATGGAACAGCCAG CCCATCCTACCTGAAGAAAATCTTCATGAAAAACAGTCTGAACTCAGGTCCTATTCTGAGTTTGAAGGAGCGTCTCACCCCTAAgaagacggagggagggatggcGAGAGGGATGGAGATTGTTCCTACTTCTCCACTCCCTTCACCCAAGCCTGCGAGGCAGGTCTTTAACAACCGAGGACAACCACCATGCAGGAACAGTGTGAGGGAGAATAGCAATCCTCAGTGTAGATACAGTGGAATGAATCACCAATCTGTCAACTCTCAATCTGTTTATAGTGGTAGTAATCTCCAATCCGGTCACCCAGCGAACTTGCCTGTCAAAAGTGCTAGTAGAGGAGAATGCAGCAGAGGGaaagagggcagagcaagagcgccagagagtagaggaagagaaccgACAGGTCGCACCGACAGAAGAACCCCCAAACCTGTCTCGAGGTCTCACAGCTCATACTCCAACTGCTCTAGTTCTCTGCGCCATCTCGGATTGGCACAGAACCGAAACGCCACTCGCCCCCGGGGAATGTCGGCCTTGTCGGATGACCTGAATGACCTTTTTACTCCTGACCCCATAACCTCTAGCCTGTCGAGAGCAGCGATGACCTTTTCCTCCAGTCCCCAGAGAGGAGACGGGTCGCCCTCTGTACACAAGATTCTTGTGTCTGGTGTGTCGGCTACAGTCTGTGGTGCTTCTAAAAGACTGCAGCCCACCTCTGTAACAAGCCCCAGAGAAATCCCCCAAATCTCCCCCTCGGAGCGAATCTCTGGCCCCAATATCTTTCCCTGTAAGGTAGCGGCAGTGGACCCCTCTAAACTACTCCTGGGCCCTAACATCTACTCTCCCTCTTTTTTAAGGCTGGAGTCGTGCGGGACTGACTTGACTAAATTAAAGACCGCCTCGTACAGGACCATCACCTGCACTTCCTCAGGGAAGCCATCATCCCCTAAGGATGAGTCTGTTATGATGGAGGATGTCGCATCCAAACTGAAAACTAGTCCTACTTTTCCCGCTTTGAGACGGTTTGCGGATGAGTCTGTTAAGACAGAGGCAGGACCCAGATCTCTTGGTATTCCTTCAGCGGGCTTGGAGTCACCTATGGATGAGCATGCCAACCTCAAGAATGAGTCTTCCGCCCTGAAAACTATCCCCCTCTCAGCCTCCGCAAAGTCCATGTTAAACGACGAGTCGTTTAACATGGGGACTGCAGACTTCAAAGCCAGCACcagctctcccttcctcccttctcccacCTCACGATTGGACCGAAAAGGAAAGGAGGGTgaaaagaggaaggaaggagaccAGAAGAGTTTATCATTACTTGAGGAAGGAGAAAAAAGAAGCAAGATGGACAATCCCCAGAAAAGTCTGATATTTTTGGAGGAGGACCCTCTGGATGTGGAGCTGGGCCTAGGCCTCGACCTGGGTCTAGACTTGGAGCTATCTcaggccagcagcagcagcagcagcagtgaggACGAGCTGCCATCCCTGCAGCAGATCCTGGACCGTACCGCCCGCCCCCCAGACACCCCAGAGAAAGGAACCTTCACTGCACCCAGCACCCCTGTTGGGCCCCGACACCACAGCCAGCTG CCTGTGACGTCTAAAGCCAAACCCACAAGTTACAGGAACAACCTGGACGAGATGCTGAAGGAAAAGGAGAGCATTCAAAG GTCTAAGGAGATGGAGACCAAGCTGCGTCTCTCCTGTGAGGAGAACCTGCTGAGactggcggaggaggaggaggaggatgagagcgCAGAGAACATGGAGGCGGCCATCTCCCACCAGCAGAG GGAGTTCCTGCAGCGTTTCTCGGTGGTGTCCAGTGCCATCCGAGACCTGCACCCCGGCGAAGCGATGTTTAGCCTGGACAACTTTGGCCGTCTTTTCAGCCAACACACACTGCAGCTGAGACACTGTAACGTCTCCCCTCGAGACACCGCACAGAAAACACTACTCTG GTCCACTCCAGACCAGTTCAGGTCCCATGTCAGTTCCGAGCTGATCCAGAGAGCCTACcgctcctccccctgccctccccagGTGGCCCGTTGGCTCTTCCAG aTGGTGTCAGTCCACTCAGACAAGCTGACCTGTCATCAGGTACTAAAGGCCCTTAAAGATATTGCCTGCTCCGCTGCTGAACACATGATGCTGAATAAGAATGAGCGCTTTGAGGTGTGGGTGCCCAGTGTTGGAGACGTGACCCTGGTCTTCATGAACATGGGGGTTCCCTTCGTCACCCTGTTCCCCCTGGAGAACCTACAACCCCCCTTCACTGAGGGAGACCTGCT aGAGGGCTTCCAGATCAGCACAGAGAGCCTGTCCAGTAAGAAGGAGCTCAGCACTTTCCCTGAACACAACTTTGATAGCGTCATCAAGTACCTGTCTCAATGTACGTCGTTGTGCCCGCGGGCCTACAGTGACGGAGAACTGTTGTTACTCCTGACGGTGGTGAGCAGAGTGGGCTTGGACACACAGCTCACCCTCCAGCCCACTGAGCACCTCCGCTCTCTACTGCGCAACCTGATCAGCAGCATCAGGGACTGGGACGTCATG CTGCCCAGGATCTGCATGTCGCTGATTGACCTGAGTGATGACCATCACAACTTACGCTGGTTGGTCCAGCTACTGCCAGACAACATTCGCGGCAAGCAACTCAGGAGACACCTCAGTGTGTCGGCCATCTCCAAGCTGCTGAACATCAGATGCACTTACAGGCCCTCCAATACAGAGTTCCAGCTGTCAGACCTGCGTCGGTACCTCCCCCGCATGCGCCCATCCTCACTCCTCCGGGGCCTGGCCGCCACCTTCAGGAGGAGTCAAaacgcacacagagagagggaagaggaggaagaggactgtGCCACTCTGGACCAGCAG GCTTACTACCTCTGCTACAGCCTCCTGGCCCTGGCTAACGAAGCCACCAACTTTGAGTTCTTCCCTCCGGAGCAGAAGAaccagttgttgttgctatgtGCTGAGCTGGAGAAACATATCAAGTGTGACATCAGGGAGAGTGAGAAGATGCTGTACAGGAGCAAG gtGAAAGACTTTGTAGCCAGGATCTACACCAAGTGGCAGGTGCTGGTCCAGAGAACCAGGCCTCTCCAG GGTAAACTGTATGACTACTGGCAGCCTCTGCCTGAGGACGCAGTGAGCAGCAGCCAGGAGAGCAAACACtcccacagggagagagaagaggagagagaggatgaggagacagTCATGGAGTTGGAAGGAGAAGACGAGGAGAGGATTGCAGAAAATGCTTTGTCCATGGAGGATGAAAGACGAGAGACACCGGAAAAATACTTGGCCATGGAGGATGAAGAGGGGAAAGTggtgaaaggagaagaggaggataaggaggagaggaTTGCAGAAAAGGCTTTGACCATGGAggatgaaagaggagagatgcCAGAAAAATACTTTGCTATGGAGAAGGAGATTCTAGAAGGGGAGGAGAAGTTGCTGAAGATGGATGAGTTGGAAGAGGAGCGGATGGAACTTACTTTAGAGGAGTCAGGTGAGGAACGAAAGATGGAGGAAAAATGGACAGTAGTCAAGGCGGAGGAGAGGGTCACAGAAAAAAGGGAAGCAGCAGcagtggaggagggaaggaaaggaccGACTGAAGGAGAGACTGATGAGAGGGGCAATTTAGAGAAAGAttcagagatggaggagaaaggtGAAGAATGA
- the LOC124038388 gene encoding uncharacterized protein LOC124038388 isoform X5: MKPSQPRGCLSNPNTHPLPKRVPPLTSPGLDPVRAKPSPGPHPPQLPGVHHRASGGGGGDEAKDGKANLTNPITRKIQTSHSPVTPNPSRSITLDPRVGTGTGISDVGSSSALFTAGLPLQSTPQYTAGDDRKDTMKNGCPLSHTMCSPVNPQQSGGSLDNRGTTQTSKLFTPVGTKSLSQKRGRNPDLEERTKGEEKANKKLRPEDFRPNSSPAPICTSHPPYGTASPSYLKKIFMKNSLNSGPILSLKERLTPKKTEGGMARGMEIVPTSPLPSPKPARQVFNNRGQPPCRNSVRENSNPQCRYSGMNHQSVNSQSVYSGSNLQSGHPANLPVKSASRGECSRGKEGRARAPESRGREPTGRTDRRTPKPVSRSHSSYSNCSSSLRHLGLAQNRNATRPRGMSALSDDLNDLFTPDPITSSLSRAAMTFSSSPQRGDGSPSVHKILVSGVSATVCGASKRLQPTSVTSPREIPQISPSERISGPNIFPCKVAAVDPSKLLLGPNIYSPSFLRLESCGTDLTKLKTASYRTITCTSSGKPSSPKDESVMMEDVASKLKTSPTFPALRRFADESVKTEAGPRSLGIPSAGLESPMDEHANLKNESSALKTIPLSASAKSMLNDESFNMGTADFKASTSSPFLPSPTSRLDRKGKEGEKRKEGDQKSLSLLEEGEKRSKMDNPQKSLIFLEEDPLDVELGLGLDLGLDLELSQASSSSSSSEDELPSLQQILDRTARPPDTPEKGTFTAPSTPVGPRHHSQLPVTSKAKPTSYRNNLDEMLKEKESIQRSKEMETKLRLSCEENLLRLAEEEEEDESAENMEAAISHQQREFLQRFSVVSSAIRDLHPGEAMFSLDNFGRLFSQHTLQLRHCNVSPRDTAQKTLLWSTPDQFRSHVSSELIQRAYRSSPCPPQVARWLFQMVSVHSDKLTCHQVLKALKDIACSAAEHMMLNKNERFEVWVPSVGDVTLVFMNMGVPFVTLFPLENLQPPFTEGDLLEGFQISTESLSSKKELSTFPEHNFDSVIKYLSQCTSLCPRAYSDGELLLLLTVVSRVGLDTQLTLQPTEHLRSLLRNLISSIRDWDVMLPRICMSLIDLSDDHHNLRWLVQLLPDNIRGKQLRRHLSVSAISKLLNIRCTYRPSNTEFQLSDLRRYLPRMRPSSLLRGLAATFRRSQNAHREREEEEEDCATLDQQAYYLCYSLLALANEATNFEFFPPEQKNQLLLLCAELEKHIKCDIRESEKMLYRSKVKDFVARIYTKWQVLVQRTRPLQGKLYDYWQPLPEDAVSSSQESKHSHREREEEREDEETVMELEGEDEERIAENALSMEDERRETPEKYLAMEDEEGKVVKGEEEDKEERIAEKALTMEDERGEMPEKYFAMEKEILEGEEKLLKMDELEEERMELTLEESGEERKMEEKWTVVKAEERVTEKREAAAVEEGRKGPTEGETDERGNLEKDSEMEEKGEE, encoded by the exons ATGAAACCCTCTCAGCCCCGCGGATGCCTGTCCAACCCGAACACGCACCCCCTGCCAAAACGAGTGCCACCCTTGACAAGCCCAGGACTGGACCCAGTGAGGGCCAAGCCCTCTCCTGGACCTCACCCTCCTCAACTGCCAGGGGTGCACCACCGAGCTTctgggggtggaggtggggatGAAGCCAAGGATGGCAAGGCCAACTTAACAAACCCCATCACCAGGAAGATACAGACTTCCCACAGCCCTGTGACCCCTAACCCCTCTAGGAGTATAACCTTGGACCCTAGGGTTGGTACGGGAACAGGCATCAGTGATGTTGGGAGCTCTAGCGCTCTGTTTACTGCTGGCTTGCCCCTCCAGTCTACCCCCCAGTACACAGCAGGTGATGACAGGAAGGACACAATGAAGAACGGTTGTCCACTGTCACACACCATGTGTAGCCCTGTCAATCCACAGCAG AGTGGTGGTTCCCTGGACAACAGAGGAACCACTCAAACTAGCAAACTGTTCACTCCAG TAGGCACCAAATCCCTGTCACAGAAGAGGGGTAGAAACCCAGACTTGGAGGAGAGAACGAAAGGGGAGGAAAAGGCCAATAAGAAACTGCGTCCGGAGGACTTTAGGCCAAACTCAAGCCCCGCCCCTATCTGTACCAGTCACCCACCCTATGGAACAGCCAG CCCATCCTACCTGAAGAAAATCTTCATGAAAAACAGTCTGAACTCAGGTCCTATTCTGAGTTTGAAGGAGCGTCTCACCCCTAAgaagacggagggagggatggcGAGAGGGATGGAGATTGTTCCTACTTCTCCACTCCCTTCACCCAAGCCTGCGAGGCAGGTCTTTAACAACCGAGGACAACCACCATGCAGGAACAGTGTGAGGGAGAATAGCAATCCTCAGTGTAGATACAGTGGAATGAATCACCAATCTGTCAACTCTCAATCTGTTTATAGTGGTAGTAATCTCCAATCCGGTCACCCAGCGAACTTGCCTGTCAAAAGTGCTAGTAGAGGAGAATGCAGCAGAGGGaaagagggcagagcaagagcgccagagagtagaggaagagaaccgACAGGTCGCACCGACAGAAGAACCCCCAAACCTGTCTCGAGGTCTCACAGCTCATACTCCAACTGCTCTAGTTCTCTGCGCCATCTCGGATTGGCACAGAACCGAAACGCCACTCGCCCCCGGGGAATGTCGGCCTTGTCGGATGACCTGAATGACCTTTTTACTCCTGACCCCATAACCTCTAGCCTGTCGAGAGCAGCGATGACCTTTTCCTCCAGTCCCCAGAGAGGAGACGGGTCGCCCTCTGTACACAAGATTCTTGTGTCTGGTGTGTCGGCTACAGTCTGTGGTGCTTCTAAAAGACTGCAGCCCACCTCTGTAACAAGCCCCAGAGAAATCCCCCAAATCTCCCCCTCGGAGCGAATCTCTGGCCCCAATATCTTTCCCTGTAAGGTAGCGGCAGTGGACCCCTCTAAACTACTCCTGGGCCCTAACATCTACTCTCCCTCTTTTTTAAGGCTGGAGTCGTGCGGGACTGACTTGACTAAATTAAAGACCGCCTCGTACAGGACCATCACCTGCACTTCCTCAGGGAAGCCATCATCCCCTAAGGATGAGTCTGTTATGATGGAGGATGTCGCATCCAAACTGAAAACTAGTCCTACTTTTCCCGCTTTGAGACGGTTTGCGGATGAGTCTGTTAAGACAGAGGCAGGACCCAGATCTCTTGGTATTCCTTCAGCGGGCTTGGAGTCACCTATGGATGAGCATGCCAACCTCAAGAATGAGTCTTCCGCCCTGAAAACTATCCCCCTCTCAGCCTCCGCAAAGTCCATGTTAAACGACGAGTCGTTTAACATGGGGACTGCAGACTTCAAAGCCAGCACcagctctcccttcctcccttctcccacCTCACGATTGGACCGAAAAGGAAAGGAGGGTgaaaagaggaaggaaggagaccAGAAGAGTTTATCATTACTTGAGGAAGGAGAAAAAAGAAGCAAGATGGACAATCCCCAGAAAAGTCTGATATTTTTGGAGGAGGACCCTCTGGATGTGGAGCTGGGCCTAGGCCTCGACCTGGGTCTAGACTTGGAGCTATCTcaggccagcagcagcagcagcagcagtgaggACGAGCTGCCATCCCTGCAGCAGATCCTGGACCGTACCGCCCGCCCCCCAGACACCCCAGAGAAAGGAACCTTCACTGCACCCAGCACCCCTGTTGGGCCCCGACACCACAGCCAGCTG CCTGTGACGTCTAAAGCCAAACCCACAAGTTACAGGAACAACCTGGACGAGATGCTGAAGGAAAAGGAGAGCATTCAAAG GTCTAAGGAGATGGAGACCAAGCTGCGTCTCTCCTGTGAGGAGAACCTGCTGAGactggcggaggaggaggaggaggatgagagcgCAGAGAACATGGAGGCGGCCATCTCCCACCAGCAGAG GGAGTTCCTGCAGCGTTTCTCGGTGGTGTCCAGTGCCATCCGAGACCTGCACCCCGGCGAAGCGATGTTTAGCCTGGACAACTTTGGCCGTCTTTTCAGCCAACACACACTGCAGCTGAGACACTGTAACGTCTCCCCTCGAGACACCGCACAGAAAACACTACTCTG GTCCACTCCAGACCAGTTCAGGTCCCATGTCAGTTCCGAGCTGATCCAGAGAGCCTACcgctcctccccctgccctccccagGTGGCCCGTTGGCTCTTCCAG aTGGTGTCAGTCCACTCAGACAAGCTGACCTGTCATCAGGTACTAAAGGCCCTTAAAGATATTGCCTGCTCCGCTGCTGAACACATGATGCTGAATAAGAATGAGCGCTTTGAGGTGTGGGTGCCCAGTGTTGGAGACGTGACCCTGGTCTTCATGAACATGGGGGTTCCCTTCGTCACCCTGTTCCCCCTGGAGAACCTACAACCCCCCTTCACTGAGGGAGACCTGCT aGAGGGCTTCCAGATCAGCACAGAGAGCCTGTCCAGTAAGAAGGAGCTCAGCACTTTCCCTGAACACAACTTTGATAGCGTCATCAAGTACCTGTCTCAATGTACGTCGTTGTGCCCGCGGGCCTACAGTGACGGAGAACTGTTGTTACTCCTGACGGTGGTGAGCAGAGTGGGCTTGGACACACAGCTCACCCTCCAGCCCACTGAGCACCTCCGCTCTCTACTGCGCAACCTGATCAGCAGCATCAGGGACTGGGACGTCATG CTGCCCAGGATCTGCATGTCGCTGATTGACCTGAGTGATGACCATCACAACTTACGCTGGTTGGTCCAGCTACTGCCAGACAACATTCGCGGCAAGCAACTCAGGAGACACCTCAGTGTGTCGGCCATCTCCAAGCTGCTGAACATCAGATGCACTTACAGGCCCTCCAATACAGAGTTCCAGCTGTCAGACCTGCGTCGGTACCTCCCCCGCATGCGCCCATCCTCACTCCTCCGGGGCCTGGCCGCCACCTTCAGGAGGAGTCAAaacgcacacagagagagggaagaggaggaagaggactgtGCCACTCTGGACCAGCAG GCTTACTACCTCTGCTACAGCCTCCTGGCCCTGGCTAACGAAGCCACCAACTTTGAGTTCTTCCCTCCGGAGCAGAAGAaccagttgttgttgctatgtGCTGAGCTGGAGAAACATATCAAGTGTGACATCAGGGAGAGTGAGAAGATGCTGTACAGGAGCAAG gtGAAAGACTTTGTAGCCAGGATCTACACCAAGTGGCAGGTGCTGGTCCAGAGAACCAGGCCTCTCCAG GGTAAACTGTATGACTACTGGCAGCCTCTGCCTGAGGACGCAGTGAGCAGCAGCCAGGAGAGCAAACACtcccacagggagagagaagaggagagagaggatgaggagacagTCATGGAGTTGGAAGGAGAAGACGAGGAGAGGATTGCAGAAAATGCTTTGTCCATGGAGGATGAAAGACGAGAGACACCGGAAAAATACTTGGCCATGGAGGATGAAGAGGGGAAAGTggtgaaaggagaagaggaggataaggaggagaggaTTGCAGAAAAGGCTTTGACCATGGAggatgaaagaggagagatgcCAGAAAAATACTTTGCTATGGAGAAGGAGATTCTAGAAGGGGAGGAGAAGTTGCTGAAGATGGATGAGTTGGAAGAGGAGCGGATGGAACTTACTTTAGAGGAGTCAGGTGAGGAACGAAAGATGGAGGAAAAATGGACAGTAGTCAAGGCGGAGGAGAGGGTCACAGAAAAAAGGGAAGCAGCAGcagtggaggagggaaggaaaggaccGACTGAAGGAGAGACTGATGAGAGGGGCAATTTAGAGAAAGAttcagagatggaggagaaaggtGAAGAATGA